A single region of the Deefgea piscis genome encodes:
- a CDS encoding mechanosensitive ion channel family protein — protein MMRKIVGLICILLMAWTSLAYAAEANSILANTEVSQNEDNEALPLTVDNRTLAVFRVGISSYTQRDRVEAAKLRLARIIKTKGLGKVSSMPVIPPGVGMAILLDGQMVFTIQPGDINELAGETMPSAVERATEQLSLLINDRRELNNPKQLLFAGLHTLVASVVLFLGLWILSRARPRMLKLGHSYLALPIARIAKNTVGVTIASLNQSLQWVVRIFLGLLILSLLYSWASYVFLQFPLTRAWSENLNVTIFGFLSKAGLAVLDAVPGLLVVAFIVVCTRYLSMLMAFFFNRIERGELSFAWFDRDTAGTTRRILSVLIWLLALAMIYPYLPGANTEAFKGLSVIVGLMVSLGASSVVGQFASGFILVYSKSLKQGEFVQIGNTEGTVAHIGLFATKIHTNLREEISIPNSVLFGQNVVNYSRLATNGGVISQIVVTIGYDVAWRQVEAMLLMAAQQTAGVRADPPPRVFQTGLLDFYVEYHLRVALDEPQRRMEILHDLNGKVQDVFNTYGIQIMSPNYRSDPEHEKLVPVEQWYREPAKKE, from the coding sequence ATGATGAGAAAAATAGTTGGCTTAATCTGCATCTTGCTGATGGCGTGGACGAGTTTGGCTTACGCTGCTGAGGCCAACTCTATACTTGCCAACACCGAGGTCAGCCAAAATGAAGATAATGAGGCTTTGCCTTTAACAGTGGATAACCGCACTTTGGCGGTGTTTCGAGTTGGCATTTCGTCATACACGCAAAGAGATCGCGTTGAGGCAGCTAAATTACGCCTAGCTCGCATTATCAAAACCAAAGGTTTAGGCAAAGTCAGCTCAATGCCGGTGATTCCACCCGGGGTTGGAATGGCGATTTTGCTCGATGGACAAATGGTGTTCACGATTCAGCCGGGTGATATCAATGAGCTGGCTGGCGAAACGATGCCCTCGGCGGTTGAGCGGGCGACTGAACAGCTTAGCTTGCTGATTAATGATCGTCGTGAATTGAATAACCCGAAGCAACTGTTATTTGCCGGCTTACATACCCTAGTGGCCTCGGTGGTGCTGTTTTTGGGCTTGTGGATTTTAAGCCGTGCTCGACCGCGAATGCTCAAGTTGGGGCATAGCTATTTGGCACTGCCGATTGCCAGAATCGCGAAAAACACCGTCGGGGTGACAATCGCGTCTTTAAATCAGTCGCTGCAGTGGGTGGTGCGGATTTTCTTAGGGCTGCTGATTTTATCCTTGCTGTATAGCTGGGCAAGTTATGTCTTTTTACAGTTTCCGCTCACCCGTGCGTGGAGTGAGAATCTGAACGTCACGATTTTTGGCTTTTTAAGCAAAGCCGGTTTAGCCGTGCTCGATGCAGTACCCGGTTTGTTGGTGGTGGCGTTTATTGTGGTGTGTACCCGTTACTTATCGATGTTGATGGCGTTCTTTTTTAATCGCATTGAGCGTGGCGAGCTGAGTTTTGCTTGGTTTGACCGCGATACTGCCGGTACAACGCGGCGCATTTTATCGGTACTGATTTGGCTATTGGCCTTGGCGATGATTTATCCCTACTTACCGGGCGCAAACACCGAAGCATTTAAAGGCTTGTCGGTGATTGTTGGTTTGATGGTGTCGCTCGGGGCTTCTAGCGTGGTGGGGCAATTTGCCAGCGGATTTATTTTGGTTTACTCCAAATCGCTAAAGCAAGGTGAGTTCGTACAAATTGGCAATACCGAAGGCACCGTGGCGCATATTGGTTTGTTTGCCACCAAAATTCATACCAATTTACGTGAAGAAATTAGCATTCCTAATTCGGTGCTATTTGGGCAAAACGTCGTTAATTATTCGCGCTTGGCCACCAACGGTGGGGTGATTTCACAGATTGTCGTCACCATTGGTTATGACGTGGCTTGGCGGCAGGTTGAAGCGATGTTATTGATGGCCGCGCAGCAAACTGCTGGCGTTCGCGCTGACCCGCCACCTAGGGTATTTCAAACCGGCTTGCTAGATTTTTATGTGGAATATCATTTACGCGTAGCGCTTGATGAACCGCAGCGGCGAATGGAAATCTTGCATGATTTAAATGGCAAGGTGCAAGACGTGTTTAATACCTATGGCATTCAAATTATGTCGCCAAACTATCGCTCAGATCCCGAACATGAAAAACTGGTCCCTGTTGAGCAATGGTACCGGGAACCGGCGAAGAAAGAATAA
- a CDS encoding ATP-binding protein, with translation MRLKPLSKGPLSFIAIVVLLIIVSTMLMLNRQYEVLQKSSRLGADNDVWAYAQLGYEYFRLTDQVEHQLGEHDAEQISALQMRYDIFVSRVDVIANASYVGNDDSAMIRNNLKTLHAFIKKTDQYLGPNVPLKYNREKIIELRNDLNQLQDIILEMIQIAKDNTLHNAENYSNTLREQSAVISGMILLQLGLTIAFTLLLYRQYGLEHKRSKDLEDLNIALASATSRAEQASQSKSVFLANMSHEIRTPMNGILGMLDVLSTMALSEQQKDYVVTARSSAQHLLALLNDILDLSRLESGKIELETNPYSINQLVRECMRLMRVRANEKKINLTLALADNTPEWQLGDIVRVRQILLNLLGNAIKFTEEGEVALCVSATPKDIIFIIIDTGIGMTPEGLSRLFKRFQQAEKSTARRYGGTGLGLEISLTLTELMQGHIDVQSKLDVGSQFTVLLPRQDCAAPEMSTPTMKTEKTGASLSILAADDNPINLKVVGAMLANLGHQVDYASDGAEALAMVQQKNYDMLLMDGHMPIMDGLEATRQIRALGGDYAKIPIIALSADALAESRTEFIAAGMNDFLAKPVLLKTLEQTINKNRHS, from the coding sequence ATGCGGCTCAAGCCTCTGAGTAAAGGCCCACTTTCATTCATTGCAATTGTGGTGCTACTCATTATTGTCAGCACAATGCTGATGCTGAATCGACAATATGAAGTACTGCAAAAATCATCCCGTCTCGGGGCGGATAATGATGTGTGGGCTTATGCCCAATTAGGCTATGAATATTTTCGCCTCACCGACCAAGTCGAGCACCAATTGGGCGAGCATGATGCAGAGCAAATCAGCGCCCTGCAAATGCGCTACGATATTTTTGTCAGTCGCGTCGATGTCATTGCCAATGCGTCGTACGTCGGAAATGACGACAGCGCGATGATTCGAAATAATTTAAAAACACTACACGCATTTATTAAAAAAACCGATCAATATCTCGGACCCAATGTTCCACTTAAATATAACCGTGAAAAAATAATTGAACTTAGAAACGACCTGAATCAATTGCAAGACATCATTTTAGAGATGATTCAAATTGCAAAAGACAACACTCTGCATAATGCAGAAAATTACTCCAACACATTGAGAGAACAATCAGCCGTTATTTCTGGAATGATTTTATTGCAACTTGGGCTAACCATTGCATTCACATTATTGCTTTATCGCCAATATGGTTTAGAGCACAAACGCAGTAAAGATTTAGAGGATCTCAATATTGCCCTTGCCAGCGCTACATCTCGTGCAGAACAAGCCAGCCAAAGTAAAAGTGTATTTTTGGCCAATATGAGCCATGAAATTCGTACGCCCATGAATGGTATTTTAGGGATGCTGGATGTTTTATCGACCATGGCGCTCAGTGAGCAACAAAAAGACTATGTCGTCACTGCACGCAGTTCAGCACAGCATTTATTAGCGTTACTGAATGATATTTTAGATTTATCGCGCCTTGAATCAGGAAAAATCGAACTTGAAACAAATCCCTACTCAATCAATCAATTAGTTCGCGAATGCATGCGCTTAATGCGAGTGCGCGCCAATGAAAAGAAAATCAATCTCACACTAGCATTAGCCGACAATACGCCAGAATGGCAGCTTGGCGATATTGTTCGGGTACGACAAATTTTGCTCAATTTGCTCGGTAACGCCATTAAATTCACTGAAGAAGGCGAAGTTGCGCTCTGCGTTTCCGCCACTCCAAAAGACATTATATTTATCATCATTGACACAGGGATCGGCATGACCCCTGAAGGATTGTCTCGATTATTTAAGCGCTTTCAACAAGCCGAAAAAAGCACCGCCCGCCGCTATGGCGGCACCGGTCTAGGGCTAGAAATATCGCTGACGTTGACTGAATTAATGCAAGGGCATATTGATGTACAAAGCAAATTAGACGTAGGTAGTCAATTTACGGTGTTATTGCCCCGCCAAGATTGCGCAGCACCTGAAATGAGCACGCCAACCATGAAGACCGAAAAAACCGGCGCCAGTCTGTCCATCCTTGCTGCCGATGACAACCCGATCAATTTAAAAGTTGTTGGCGCGATGCTAGCTAATTTAGGGCATCAAGTCGACTATGCCAGCGATGGCGCTGAAGCCCTGGCCATGGTTCAGCAAAAAAACTATGACATGCTACTCATGGATGGGCATATGCCGATTATGGATGGCCTTGAAGCCACTCGACAAATTCGTGCCTTAGGTGGCGATTATGCCAAGATTCCGATTATCGCCCTCTCGGCTGATGCACTGGCGGAATCTCGCACTGAATTTATTGCCGCTGGAATGAATGACTTTTTGGCCAAGCCTGTTTTACTCAAGACGCTGGAACAAACTATTAACAAAAACCGTCACAGCTGA
- a CDS encoding MBL fold metallo-hydrolase has product MKKALLIASAADHRWFAISRDPARPNHLIDTNEYVVTNGNDSILCDPGGSEVFPAVFAALSEVVDPRTIQRIFSSHQDPDVISSLGLWHDFNPQIKCHVSGLWSGFIPHFGGEDNTIIGIPDEGGTLMLGEAPLTIVPAHYLHSSGNFHLYDPACKLLFCGDIGAALLPDVHASLFVEDFDHHIRYAEGFHRRWMGSNTAKKRWIEKVRELDIELLCPQHGAIYRGADVKRFIDWFDALKVGLD; this is encoded by the coding sequence ATGAAAAAAGCTCTATTGATTGCCAGTGCTGCTGATCATCGTTGGTTCGCCATCTCGCGTGACCCAGCCCGCCCAAATCATTTGATTGATACCAATGAATATGTTGTGACCAATGGCAACGACAGTATTCTTTGTGATCCGGGTGGCTCTGAGGTTTTTCCAGCGGTGTTTGCGGCGCTCTCGGAAGTGGTTGATCCGCGCACGATTCAGCGGATTTTTTCTTCACACCAAGACCCTGATGTGATTTCTTCTTTGGGTCTGTGGCATGATTTTAATCCTCAGATTAAATGTCATGTCTCTGGCTTATGGAGTGGTTTTATTCCGCACTTTGGTGGTGAAGACAATACGATTATCGGCATTCCCGACGAGGGCGGCACCTTGATGCTAGGCGAAGCGCCGCTGACGATTGTGCCGGCGCATTATTTACATTCTTCCGGTAATTTTCATTTATACGATCCAGCGTGCAAATTATTATTCTGTGGCGACATTGGCGCAGCACTATTGCCTGATGTGCATGCATCATTGTTTGTGGAAGATTTTGATCATCATATTCGTTACGCCGAAGGTTTTCATCGCCGTTGGATGGGCAGTAATACCGCAAAAAAGCGCTGGATTGAGAAAGTACGTGAGCTGGATATTGAGTTGCTTTGTCCTCAGCATGGGGCGATTTACCGTGGTGCGGATGTGAAGCGATTTATTGATTGGTTTGATGCGTTAAAAGTTGGCCTCGATTAG
- a CDS encoding peptidylprolyl isomerase, whose product MAIIVNGVEISEASIENELAQHAEAESPRDAAIQELILRELLLQTAKKEGITAPTTEEIIGTLLEKAIPVEEADEAACLDFYNSNPESFTRGEMASANHILFPLGEGLTAGIAKAKAEGVLADVLANPSKFADLAREHSTCPSSAQGGSLGQFGRGQMVPEFEEAIFSTEAGVIVPTLVETQFGYHIIEVTARSEGESVSFEEVKERLQAFLTDMAGRKAMHDYLGKLVTSAKIEGYSLPAMA is encoded by the coding sequence ATGGCGATTATCGTAAACGGCGTTGAAATCAGCGAAGCAAGTATCGAAAATGAATTGGCGCAACACGCCGAAGCAGAAAGCCCGCGCGATGCGGCAATCCAAGAATTGATTTTACGTGAATTATTATTGCAAACGGCCAAAAAAGAAGGCATCACCGCACCAACAACTGAAGAAATCATCGGCACTTTGCTAGAAAAAGCTATTCCTGTTGAAGAAGCAGATGAGGCGGCTTGTCTTGATTTTTACAATAGCAATCCAGAAAGCTTTACCCGTGGCGAAATGGCTTCTGCCAACCATATTTTGTTCCCATTGGGCGAAGGCTTGACTGCTGGCATCGCTAAAGCAAAAGCGGAAGGCGTGTTGGCGGATGTATTGGCCAATCCAAGCAAATTTGCTGATTTGGCACGTGAACATTCAACTTGCCCATCGAGCGCGCAAGGCGGCAGCTTAGGCCAATTTGGCCGTGGTCAAATGGTGCCAGAATTTGAAGAAGCGATTTTCTCTACTGAAGCTGGCGTGATTGTGCCTACATTGGTTGAAACCCAATTTGGTTACCACATCATTGAAGTGACTGCGCGTAGCGAAGGCGAAAGCGTTTCATTTGAAGAAGTAAAAGAACGTCTACAAGCCTTCTTAACCGATATGGCTGGTCGTAAAGCAATGCATGATTACCTCGGTAAATTGGTAACTAGCGCCAAAATTGAAGGTTATTCATTACCTGCAATGGCTTAA
- a CDS encoding Crp/Fnr family transcriptional regulator has translation MSESATTPPFLPFLFPLLNEFPTEIRQRLVQGGIEHHVKADTLICSEGAKSEHILFLSSGILSITANEDLGKRAFLYGYMPAGSIAGLQMLFNERVNTYCLTSAVDSHYLLIGIDDLHQALREYPLAWQACAKELATGVKFLLNFVNLLSHASGYQKLRTFLGWLERNAQATPHQVGLDLSQQEIAARIGLSREMVNRMLAELKKGGYIEQDERGRFHILKALPKKF, from the coding sequence ATGAGTGAGTCTGCTACAACACCCCCGTTTCTCCCGTTTTTGTTTCCATTACTGAATGAATTTCCAACTGAAATTCGGCAGCGTCTGGTACAAGGTGGGATCGAGCATCATGTGAAGGCCGATACGCTGATTTGCAGCGAAGGCGCTAAAAGCGAGCATATTCTATTTTTATCGAGCGGTATTTTATCCATTACAGCGAACGAAGATCTGGGCAAACGTGCTTTTTTATATGGCTATATGCCTGCGGGATCAATTGCTGGATTGCAAATGCTCTTTAATGAGCGCGTGAACACTTACTGTTTGACCAGCGCGGTTGATAGTCATTATCTCTTAATTGGCATCGACGATCTGCATCAGGCTTTGCGTGAATATCCTTTGGCTTGGCAAGCTTGCGCTAAAGAATTGGCGACGGGAGTTAAATTTTTGCTCAATTTTGTCAATTTGTTATCCCATGCCAGTGGTTATCAAAAATTACGGACTTTTTTGGGATGGTTGGAGCGAAATGCACAAGCAACTCCCCATCAAGTGGGCTTGGATTTAAGCCAACAAGAGATTGCAGCTCGGATTGGCTTATCCCGAGAAATGGTCAATCGGATGCTGGCTGAACTGAAAAAAGGCGGCTATATCGAGCAAGATGAGCGCGGGCGTTTTCATATTTTGAAGGCCTTACCCAAAAAATTCTAA
- a CDS encoding YMGG-like glycine zipper-containing protein, whose translation MQKKVLVRCLLALPLVLALAQPVQARNDSRLAKGAVIGGVLGLAAGNGLKGALGGAAIGGGLAAVSSDGYRGRRAQRGAKKGAVVGAVIGGIAGNGLRGALKGAIAGGAAGAIINH comes from the coding sequence ATGCAAAAGAAAGTTTTAGTTCGTTGCCTGTTGGCCTTGCCTTTGGTGTTGGCCTTAGCCCAGCCGGTGCAGGCGCGAAATGACAGTCGTTTAGCCAAAGGCGCTGTAATTGGCGGTGTGCTTGGCTTGGCGGCGGGTAATGGTCTTAAAGGTGCTTTAGGCGGAGCTGCAATTGGTGGTGGTCTAGCCGCAGTGAGCAGTGATGGTTATCGTGGTCGTCGTGCACAACGCGGCGCTAAAAAAGGTGCTGTGGTGGGGGCTGTGATTGGCGGTATCGCCGGTAATGGTTTACGCGGCGCCTTAAAAGGCGCAATTGCTGGCGGTGCAGCCGGCGCCATTATTAATCATTAA
- a CDS encoding site-2 protease family protein produces the protein MELLNIDCLGKPLRLEGSLAGWQQLFWNNTLVAEKAASADREGASALQFTLTDPMSGEQHIRLETDLQWQPFVLNYRLLIDQTVVAKGTRNTQDIERQSPVVPHQKTNKLSLLGLGVLALKLFKSAKLIKVALAGASVAAYSWLFSFQFALALLACLVFHEYGHIRAMKYFGMKTKGIYLIPFLGGLALSDEKINTRWQDVVISIMGPSFGLLLSLASCVAYWLTGNLFFAGLATFNALLNLFNLLPILPLDGGHILKSISFSMNSVLGLIACIVGALLGIGVSYHFGLALLGFLLFIGSLEIVFEWRGRHQSHLLPLDRYGQIFSLVWYLVTVAALIGIIWYFAGLGDDMLRVPLKILQN, from the coding sequence GTGGAATTATTAAATATTGATTGCCTAGGCAAGCCATTGCGACTCGAAGGCAGCTTAGCGGGCTGGCAACAGCTGTTTTGGAACAACACCCTGGTGGCAGAAAAAGCCGCCTCAGCCGATCGTGAGGGTGCTAGCGCACTGCAATTTACCCTGACTGATCCCATGTCTGGCGAGCAACACATTCGCCTTGAAACCGATTTGCAATGGCAGCCTTTTGTCTTGAACTATCGCTTATTGATTGATCAAACTGTCGTCGCCAAAGGGACTCGTAATACTCAGGATATTGAACGACAAAGCCCAGTCGTTCCGCATCAAAAGACCAATAAGCTCAGTTTGCTGGGTCTAGGGGTTTTAGCGTTAAAGCTATTTAAAAGCGCCAAACTCATCAAAGTGGCGCTCGCTGGTGCCAGTGTTGCGGCTTATTCTTGGTTGTTTTCATTCCAATTTGCGTTGGCTTTATTGGCGTGCTTGGTTTTTCATGAATACGGTCATATTCGCGCCATGAAATATTTTGGCATGAAAACCAAAGGTATTTACCTGATCCCATTTTTAGGCGGATTGGCGCTGTCGGACGAAAAAATCAACACGCGTTGGCAAGACGTGGTGATTTCGATTATGGGGCCGAGCTTTGGCTTACTATTATCGCTGGCCTCTTGCGTGGCGTATTGGCTCACTGGCAATCTCTTTTTTGCCGGTTTAGCCACCTTTAACGCCCTGCTCAATTTATTTAATCTATTGCCGATTTTGCCGCTCGATGGTGGGCATATTTTAAAGAGCATTAGTTTTTCAATGAATAGCGTGCTCGGTTTAATTGCCTGTATTGTTGGCGCGCTATTGGGGATTGGGGTGAGCTACCATTTTGGCCTAGCCTTACTTGGATTTTTATTATTTATTGGTAGTTTAGAAATCGTTTTTGAATGGCGAGGCCGACATCAAAGCCATTTATTGCCGCTAGATCGCTATGGGCAGATTTTTTCTTTGGTTTGGTATTTAGTCACCGTGGCGGCGCTTATTGGCATAATTTGGTATTTTGCTGGCTTAGGCGACGATATGCTGCGTGTGCCACTGAAAATTTTACAAAACTGA
- a CDS encoding erythromycin esterase family protein: MRHLMIVTAISLALAACGEKPAAVESAAPVINAETEKNLQQWFSQTVQPLQTLDATQATDQQDLAAFGAAVGDARLVVLNEDSYADKNAYELMNRLVQYLHQNKDFDVLLIESAMFDVEGIWRSATEKDASVVELAPGRVFYMYSQTDASRKALAYLDQARRSERPLILAGFDIPLAGSTSINELLPTMTQYLQQKGSSIPAQANWSEYRQVAKRAIELNSQGMDLSQFKQVNAQLKAELCQNAATGQTPLRESAGWWCQQVKSIEASVGRQQHTDDVNYDLRNPVLADNVQWLIEQPFAGKKVIVWTNSSHGLPQVSGIDPATQQPIYSMGWHLKQRFGEQVYIARLAALGGKTNKYWDSGVQDVVLAPNTLDAVLKQANLKPGFIHAPTDPVLLAQLAQFKSPSKFAKDYQGLFFYPQAEPALQGAHAIVPLP; encoded by the coding sequence ATGCGTCACCTTATGATTGTTACCGCAATAAGTCTTGCTTTAGCTGCGTGTGGAGAAAAACCAGCTGCAGTGGAATCCGCTGCGCCGGTCATCAATGCCGAAACGGAAAAAAACTTACAACAATGGTTCAGTCAAACGGTTCAGCCTTTGCAAACCTTAGATGCCACTCAAGCTACCGATCAGCAAGACTTGGCCGCCTTTGGTGCCGCAGTGGGGGATGCGCGTTTAGTGGTGCTTAATGAAGACAGCTACGCCGACAAAAACGCCTATGAACTGATGAATCGACTGGTGCAATACCTGCATCAGAACAAAGATTTTGACGTGCTATTGATTGAAAGTGCGATGTTTGACGTCGAAGGCATCTGGCGCAGCGCCACCGAGAAAGACGCCAGTGTGGTCGAATTAGCGCCGGGCCGAGTGTTTTATATGTATTCACAAACCGATGCCAGTCGCAAAGCCTTGGCATATCTCGATCAAGCACGCCGCAGCGAGCGGCCGTTGATTTTGGCTGGGTTTGATATTCCGCTTGCCGGATCGACGTCGATTAACGAATTATTGCCGACAATGACGCAATATTTGCAGCAAAAGGGCTCGAGCATTCCCGCGCAAGCCAATTGGTCTGAATACCGCCAAGTTGCCAAACGAGCGATTGAGCTCAATAGTCAGGGCATGGATTTAAGCCAATTTAAGCAAGTGAATGCCCAGCTAAAAGCCGAGTTATGTCAAAACGCCGCCACAGGGCAAACGCCACTCCGTGAATCGGCTGGTTGGTGGTGCCAGCAAGTGAAATCGATCGAGGCCAGCGTTGGCCGCCAGCAGCATACCGATGACGTGAATTATGATTTGCGCAATCCAGTATTAGCCGACAATGTGCAATGGCTGATTGAGCAACCGTTTGCCGGTAAAAAAGTCATTGTTTGGACCAATTCATCACATGGTTTGCCACAAGTGAGTGGCATAGATCCGGCGACGCAACAGCCAATTTACAGCATGGGCTGGCATTTAAAGCAGCGTTTTGGCGAGCAAGTTTACATTGCGAGATTGGCCGCGCTGGGCGGGAAAACCAATAAGTATTGGGATAGCGGCGTTCAGGATGTTGTGCTGGCGCCCAATACCCTTGATGCGGTGTTAAAACAAGCTAATTTGAAACCTGGGTTTATTCATGCGCCGACAGATCCGGTGTTGTTAGCGCAGTTGGCGCAATTTAAATCGCCATCGAAGTTTGCTAAAGACTACCAAGGTCTCTTTTTCTACCCACAAGCCGAACCCGCACTGCAAGGCGCACACGCCATTGTGCCTTTGCCTTAA
- a CDS encoding B12-binding domain-containing radical SAM protein produces MTIILSTLNARYTHASLGLRYLQANMGDLQSQTEIMEFVIGGKTTEFAERLLAKNPQIIGFGVYIWNVEETARLVALIKRVAPHIKIILGGPEVSFETTEQAIVKDADFVVTGWGEVTLPDLCRQILNGPQPLMKIHVGVQAKLDDLQLPYSLYTDDDIKNRTLYVEASRGCPFKCEFCLSALDKTAWPFELERFLAEMETLYQRGARLFKFVDRTFNLNIKTSLRIMQFFLDKIAAHPNDPVFAHFEVVPDHLPEALKAGIKAFPAGSLQFEIGIQSFNPEVQTLVSRKQNNEKAAENIRWLVENSHAHMHVDLIAGLPGETVESFGIGFDQLYALKPHEIQFGILKRLRGTPIIRHTAEFAMVYDPYPPYTILANRDIDFTTMQRLVRFARYWDLVANSGRFANTLPVLLGDAPFANFMAFADWLYASTDATHRIALDRLAKMVAQWLQTQGMSAEAASALLESDYAGKQHKPKAASETVAPSRQAQHLHA; encoded by the coding sequence ATGACCATCATTCTCTCGACGCTCAACGCCCGTTACACGCATGCCTCTTTGGGCTTGCGCTATTTGCAGGCCAATATGGGCGATTTGCAGTCGCAAACCGAAATTATGGAGTTTGTGATTGGCGGTAAAACCACGGAATTTGCCGAGCGTTTATTGGCAAAAAATCCGCAAATCATTGGCTTTGGCGTTTACATTTGGAACGTTGAAGAAACCGCCCGCTTGGTGGCACTGATCAAGCGCGTTGCGCCGCACATCAAAATCATCCTCGGCGGTCCGGAAGTCTCTTTTGAGACCACGGAGCAAGCGATTGTCAAAGACGCTGATTTTGTCGTTACCGGCTGGGGCGAGGTAACGCTACCTGATTTGTGCCGCCAGATTCTGAACGGCCCACAACCCTTAATGAAAATCCATGTCGGCGTGCAAGCTAAGCTCGATGACTTACAACTACCGTATTCTCTCTACACCGATGACGACATCAAAAACCGCACGCTGTATGTTGAGGCGTCACGGGGGTGTCCATTTAAGTGCGAGTTTTGCCTCTCGGCGCTAGATAAAACCGCATGGCCGTTTGAGCTAGAGCGCTTTTTGGCCGAGATGGAAACGCTGTATCAGCGCGGCGCGCGGCTGTTTAAATTTGTCGATCGCACGTTTAATCTGAATATCAAAACCAGCCTGCGCATCATGCAGTTCTTCCTAGATAAAATCGCTGCGCACCCAAATGATCCGGTCTTCGCGCATTTTGAGGTGGTCCCTGATCATCTGCCCGAAGCCCTCAAAGCCGGCATTAAAGCATTCCCAGCAGGCAGCCTGCAATTTGAAATCGGCATTCAAAGCTTTAATCCCGAGGTACAAACCTTAGTCAGCCGCAAGCAAAATAACGAAAAAGCTGCCGAGAATATCCGCTGGCTGGTTGAAAACTCGCACGCGCATATGCATGTGGATTTAATCGCTGGCTTGCCCGGTGAAACCGTGGAAAGCTTTGGCATTGGCTTTGATCAACTGTACGCGCTTAAGCCACATGAAATTCAGTTTGGGATTTTAAAACGCCTACGCGGCACGCCAATTATTCGCCATACCGCCGAATTTGCCATGGTGTACGACCCCTACCCGCCGTACACGATTTTGGCCAATCGCGACATCGACTTCACGACGATGCAGCGCTTGGTGCGTTTTGCGCGTTACTGGGATTTGGTCGCCAATTCGGGGCGCTTTGCCAATACTTTGCCAGTGTTATTGGGCGACGCACCATTTGCTAACTTTATGGCGTTTGCTGACTGGCTCTACGCTAGCACCGACGCCACGCATCGCATCGCGCTCGATCGCTTAGCGAAAATGGTTGCACAGTGGTTGCAAACGCAAGGCATGTCAGCCGAAGCGGCAAGCGCTTTGCTAGAAAGCGATTACGCCGGCAAGCAGCACAAACCGAAAGCCGCCAGCGAAACCGTTGCCCCATCACGGCAAGCGCAACATCTGCATGCCTAG
- a CDS encoding LysR substrate-binding domain-containing protein produces MSQLPPLAALRAFEAVARLGSVVKAAESLNVTHSAISHQLRTIEDFLGVSLFLREGKRLQLTEEGRIYALRIRGAMADLQDATQRVLTRPKPNDISIGIVPSFALNWLVPRLPDFKAQYPQYTVWLRAGLGFEEMNNGLLDMAIRMGAGGWDGMKQIHLMDEQLLVVAAPSYQPRPTSANALKTATIIQNPAIPWATWCQAAGLADWRPTPTYSYNDSNLELEAARLGHGVMLARSSLVEAHFANGTLIPITDIRVPYQYPYWLVWPDRSSTSQKIADFTRWIINQANDYLIKSNV; encoded by the coding sequence ATGAGCCAACTGCCACCACTGGCTGCACTGCGCGCATTTGAAGCGGTTGCTCGCTTAGGTAGTGTCGTTAAAGCAGCCGAATCGCTCAATGTGACGCACAGCGCCATTAGTCATCAACTACGAACAATTGAAGATTTTCTCGGTGTCTCCTTATTTTTACGCGAAGGAAAACGACTGCAACTCACCGAAGAAGGTCGCATTTATGCGCTACGGATTCGTGGGGCAATGGCCGACTTACAAGACGCCACGCAACGTGTACTCACTCGCCCCAAACCCAATGACATCAGTATCGGTATCGTTCCCTCATTTGCACTCAATTGGCTAGTGCCGCGCCTGCCCGACTTTAAAGCGCAATACCCGCAATATACGGTTTGGTTACGCGCCGGTTTGGGCTTTGAAGAAATGAATAATGGCTTACTAGATATGGCGATCCGCATGGGTGCCGGCGGTTGGGATGGGATGAAACAAATACATTTAATGGATGAACAACTATTAGTCGTCGCTGCACCCAGCTATCAACCTCGGCCAACATCGGCCAATGCACTAAAAACTGCGACGATCATCCAAAATCCGGCAATCCCTTGGGCCACTTGGTGTCAAGCGGCGGGGCTTGCCGATTGGCGGCCAACGCCCACCTATTCATACAACGACAGCAACTTAGAACTTGAAGCCGCTCGCCTCGGTCATGGGGTGATGTTGGCGCGCAGCTCACTGGTTGAAGCGCATTTTGCCAATGGCACACTCATTCCCATTACCGATATTCGCGTTCCCTACCAATATCCATATTGGCTGGTTTGGCCAGACCGGAGCAGCACCAGCCAAAAAATCGCTGACTTTACACGCTGGATTATCAATCAAGCCAATGACTACCTAATAAAATCAAATGTATAG